A genome region from Sceloporus undulatus isolate JIND9_A2432 ecotype Alabama chromosome 1, SceUnd_v1.1, whole genome shotgun sequence includes the following:
- the STX11 gene encoding syntaxin-11: MRDRLFELHELARLYSQHSPTAEVNVQLSHENLLFETDYALASIYKDIQGIRTSNHHLKEDIRRLGKQNTRFLTSMRRFSSIKRDTNTIAKDIKTRGEDIHRKLQTLRDFSEDAETKYGPNSVIARVSKDHYVDLMHAFQEAMFDYNKTEMNQRENCKVRIQRQLEIMGKDVSGNQIEDIIEQGRWDVFSENLLSDAKGARSALNEIETRHKELMKLESRIREVHELFMQVALLVEEQADTFDIIELNVQNVEDYVGEAKGEVRRALEYRRKHPCRTILCCCLSCCRG, encoded by the coding sequence ATGAGAGACCGTCTCTTTGAGCTTCATGAGCTCGCTAGGCTTTACAGTCAACATTCTCCGACAGCTGAGGTCAATGTACAATTATCTCATGAAAATCTTCTGTTTGAGACAGATTATGCCTTAGCAAGTATTTACAAAGACATTCAGGGAATCCGAACAAGCAACCACCACCTGAAGGAAGACATCAGACGGCTGGGTAAACAAAACACTCGCTTCCTTACATCCATGCGCCGCTTCAGTAGCATAAAACGTGATACCAACACAATTGCTAAAGACATCAAAACCCGTGGTGAAGATATCCACCGAAAACTTCAGACTTTGAGGGATTTCAGTGAAGATGCAGAAACAAAATATGGCCCAAATTCAGTCATAGCCCGTGTGTCAAAGGACCACTACGTTGATCTTATGCATGCTTTTCAGGAAGCCATGTTTGACTACAATAAGACTGAGATGAACCAGCGAGAAAACTGCAAGGTCAGGATCCAGCGACAGCTCGAGATCATGGGCAAGGATGTCTCTGGGAATCAGATAGAGGACATTATTGAGCAGGGCAGGTGGGATGTTTTTTCTGAGAACCTTCTGTCTGATGCAAAGGGAGCTCGTTCAGCCTTGAATGAGATAGAGACACGGCACAAAGAGCTGATGAAGCTGGAATCTCGGATAAGAGAAGTCCATGAACTTTTCATGCAGGTAGCTTTGCTTGTAGAAGAGCAGGCTGACACCTTTGATATCATTGAACTTAACGTGCAAAATGTTGAAGACTATGTTGGTGAAGCTAAAGGGGAAGTGAGGAGAGCTCTTGAATACAGGAGGAAACATCCTTGCCGAACAATCCTGTGCTGCTGCTTATCATGCTGTAGGGGATGA
- the SF3B5 gene encoding splicing factor 3B subunit 5: MTDRYTIHSQLEHLQSKYIGTGHADTTKWEWLVNQHRDSYCSYMGHFDLLNYFAIAEDESKARVRFNLMEKMLQPCGPPADKPDEA; this comes from the coding sequence aTGACGGACCGGTACACGATCCACAGCCAGCTGGAGCACCTGCAGTCGAAGTACATCGGGACGGGGCACGCGGATACGACCAAGTGGGAGTGGCTGGTCAACCAGCACCGCGACTCCTACTGCTCCTACATGGGCCACTTCGACCTCCTCAACTACTTCGCCATCGCCGAGGACGAGAGCAAGGCCCGCGTCCGCTTCAACCTCATGGAGAAGATGCTCCAGCCCTGCGGGCCCCCCGCAGACAAGCCCGACGAGGCCTGA